The window GGAAGTATCCATTGCTCACAATGCCATCGTACATGGCTGTACAATAAAGGATCGGGTGATGATAGGAATGGGAGCCATCGTTATGGATGATGCAGTGGTCAACGAAGGTGCTGTAATTGCTGCAGGGGCTGTGGTTCTTGCGGGCACTATCGTAGAAAGCAACAGCATTTATGCAGGGATCCCGGCAAAGCGAGTCAAAGAAACAGGAAAGGAAATGAAGGAGGCCATTACAAGAATTGCCTCCAACTATCCTAAGTATGCCAGTTGGTATAAAGACGAATAAGCTAGACGGTTTCTTCCGGTCTGAATCGCATGGATTCGGGGTAGGGGAAGGCATGGATCAATTCCCCTTTTTTTAGTTTGGATTGAATGCCGCTCCAATATTCAGGGTCAAACAACTCCGGGTTGTTTTCAATAAAATAGGCCTTTACATCTTGTCTGCCGATCATGAACCGTTTAAAATCTTCCGGAAACACATCATTTTCCTTGATTTCATACCATGGTCTTGAAGCATATATTTGATCATAGGTTTGAGGTTTTGGCTTGGCGCGGAAATTCATGCAATGCAAAAATTCAATTTCATCATAATCATAAAAAATGACTCTATTTTGCCGTGTTACTCCAAAATTTTTGGTCATCATGTCACCCGGGAAAATATTTGCTTGGGCCATCTGTAAGATGGCTTTGGCATATTCATCAACTGCATGTTTGGCTTCTTCTAGGCTGCAGGTTTCCAAGTAAAGATTTAAGGGTCGCAAACGCCTTTCAATGTACAAGTGTTTGATTACAAGTGTATCTCCCTCAATGGATAAAAGGGAATTTACATTGGTTTTCAACTCCTTCATCAATAAGGGGTCTATTCTATTTAATGGGAGCCTGAAATTTTCAAATTCATGGGTGTCAGCCATTCTACCCACCCTGTCATGTAGCCCCACCAGTTTGTATTTTTCTTTTACTTGTTGCCTGGTCATGTTTTTAGGAGGTTCAAAATGGTCTTTGATAAGCTTAAAAACAATGTTTGAAGAAGGAAGGGTGAAAACGGTCATCACCATGCCTTTGATTCCTTCAGCTAAAATAAAATGGTCCTCACTCTGCTCTAGGTGGTTTGTAAAATCTTTGTAGAAAGCTGTTTTACCATGTTTATTAAAGCCTATGGCATTGTACAACTCATAGGGGCGTTTGTGTTGGATAACTGATTGGAGAAAATTAACTGTTTGTGAGGGAATGGCTATTGGGGCCATAAAGTAGGATCTTGTATAACTGAAAATCCCACTCATTATATTGGGATCAAAAATAAGCGTGTCGGCAAATATGCCTTTCTCATTATGCAAAAAGGGAATGATAAAAGGCATCCATTTATTACCCAGATAGGTTCTACCTATTAAATATGCTGCTTTATTGCGATAGAACACATCCCTCAATACTTGTGTGGTGGTTTCTTTGGTTGCTTTGTACCTGCTTAAAATCACCTTTTTAACACTTTCTACTAAAAAATTGATGTCTTTTTCTTTTTGATAATAAGGAACGCCAAAGTCAAATTCTTCCAAGATTTTTGTAAAAGCATCATGTAGTTCTACCTGCGCAGGGTAGTTTCTAAATAAAGATTCGTCAATGCTATCCATTTCGTTGGTTCCTGACAAATCATAAAACATCAGTGATTCATCAATCAGTTTTCCCGGAAATACTTTTCTAAAAACCGAATTAAAAAATGTACCTGCTAGCTCTCTGTCTTCATTTGAAGCGATGGCATGAAAATAACTTTCTCGAATTTTAGCCCAAACTTCCTTGTTGTCCGCCTTCTCATTAAGCAATGCCTTGCAGGTTGTGATAATAGCTTTGAGTTGGTCTTTATACAAGCGCAATCTTTCTCTGTGGTTGGCATGTAATTGTTGCCAATCTCTATTTTTAAAGTTTTCAGGAATCCTCAGGGTGATTTGTTTGAAATCACTGATGTAGGTATCATAACCATTCAAAATCGTTTCAACTATGTTACTAATAAGTTCTTTACTCATAATGGCTGTACCTTTTGGTCAAGGGATTGATTAGAGGGGGATATTAGAATATTATTTTTTTATTGCAAAATTATTAACCTTTGGATTTGCAGATTTATTCCTTAATTTCGTTCGAGTTTATTCTGTTTAGAATAAACACAATAGGTTTAATAGGTTTGATAAGTGAAAAAGGCCTGAATAATATTCAGGCCTTTTTTCAATCCAAAAAACACCCGCATATGGATTTAGGTCACTTGGTAAACAATTTGGTGAAAGTTCTGGAGGGACCTTTGCCCGGTAGGTCAGCGCAAGAGCGAATGGCTCCTATACCTCTTGAGATGGATCGTTTTGATAAACAACAGATGGTAAATGCCAGAAAAGGCGCTGTGCTGATGTTAATATGCCCTTCCCCGGATCAAAAAAATATTTTTGTACCTTTTATAAAAAGAGCTACTTATGAAGGGGTGCACAGTGGTCAGATTGCTTTGCCCGGAGGAAAGAAGGAACATACAGATCAAGATTTAGGTGAAACGGCATTGAGGGAGACAGAGGAAGAAATTGGAGTGGCGAGTGACAGCATTCAAATCATTGGTTCTTTGACTGATCTTTACATTCCTCCTAGTAATTTTTCTGTAAGGCCTTTTATTGGTTATTCATCAAAATCCCCAACTTTTTTAATTGACAAAAGAGAAGTTGACCGGCTAATTTTATGCAATTTCGATGAATTAACAGATGAGGCCATTGTAAAGAAAAAGGGGATGGACTTGGCCGGAGGTCATCGGATCCAGGCGCCCTATTATGAAATTAATCAAGAAGTGGTTTGGGGGCTACGGCGATGATATTAAGTGAGTTTTTAACGCTTTGGAAAGAAATCAAATAAATGTGGAAAGTGCGCTAATTACAAATGATGCAGTAGTTTTTGGCCTCCTTATGGGAGTACTTGGTTTGGTTTTCTATACCTCTGCAAGTGCCCACCCGGTTTTTAAAGCCATATACCGGGTAGTGCCGGTGGTTTTATTGTGTTATTTTCTGCCTGCATTGTTCAATACCATAGGTCTAATATCCGGAAATGATTCTCAGTTGTATTTTGTAGCTTCAAGGTATTTATTACCTACTTCTTTGGTTTTACTAACCTTAAGTATTGATCTCAAAAGCATTGCGAAGTTAGGCCCAAAAGCGCTTATTATGTTTTTGACCGGAACATTTGGTATTGTGATAGGTGGACCGGTGTCCTTATTTTTAGTAGCTCAGTTTTTCCCTGAAGTATTGGGAGGAACCGGGGCTGATGAAACCTGGAGAGGTCTCGCCACCATTGCCGGGAGCTGGATAGGAGGAAGTGCCAACCAAACCGCTATGTTGGAGCTATTTGGAGCTAGCCCTATGCTTTTTAGTCAAATGATAGCAGTAGATGTTATTGTTGCGAATCTATGGATGGCATTTTTGTTGTATTGGGCAGGAAACCCAGGGTTTTTTGATAAAATTTTAAAGGCAGATACTTCGGCCATTACAGCACTGAAGAAGAAGGTAGAGATCCAACAAAAGAATAACGTTAAAATTCCCAATTTGTCCGATGCCATGACCATCCTAGGTCTCGGTTTTTTTATTACCGGGTGTTCTCATTTCTTCGGAACCTATTTGGGAGACTTTATTGGTGAAAATTATCCTGAACTGAAACCCTATTCATTGGACTCTAGATTCTTTTGGTTGGTAATTTTAGCTACCACAGGAGGTTTGATTTTGTCTTTTACACGGTGGAGAAAATTAGAAAATGTAGGGGCTTCCAGAATGGGTAGTGTTTTGCTTTATGTCCTTGTGGCTACCATAGGAATGCAGATGGACCTTGCTGCGGTATTAGACAACCCAGTTTATTTTTTGGTTGGAATTATTTGGATGGGATTTCATATATTGTTTATGCTCATTGTAGCCTTTATTATTAAGGCCCCATTTTTCTATGTGGCCATAGGTTCTCAGGCCAATGTAGGAGGAGCGGCATCTGCGCCGATAGTTGCCTCTGCTTTTCATCCAGCTTTGGCACCGGTAGGCGTTCTTTTGGCTGTATTGGGCTACGGTGTTGGTACCTATGGTGCTTATATATGTGGCATATTGTTGCAATTGGCCTTTGGAGGATAGCTATGAAACCCAGGAGAAAATACATTTTTATTTGTAACGGAAAGGATTGTAAAAAGAATGATAGCAAATCCTTTTCCTCATCCCTCAAACAAGCAGTGAGTATAGCGCCTTTAAAAGGTAATTTTAAATTGGTTAAGACAAAGTGTATGGATTGTTGTAAATCAGGTCCAATAGCTGTATATAATAATCAACTGGTGAAAAAAGGAGATACTGATAAATTAATCCAATTTCTTATGAAAGACCTTTTATAACAAGAATATACAATTAATTAAATATATTCGGGAAAGTGTATTATTTATGACTTGACTACTTTTTACGGTGTATTTATAAATTATTGCATTTATTTTTGCATATTTATTTTTTAGTAGTCATTAGGGGCTTTGTTTTTATTATTCAAAATTGTTAGAGATTTGAATATTGTTAGTAACTTATAGGATTAAACCTATGGAACCCAATACCTAGTGTTCTCAGTTTTTAATTTAGCATTGTGACAGGTTAATACCTGATTTTAATCATGGAAAAAGAGTTTTATAAAAATCTCTTTCAAGGCAATGAAAAGAGCCTTGATTTATTTTTGGTATTTGATAACAGCCAAGTGATATTTTCGAGTGGTAATTGGCAAGGGCGATTATCTGAGGAAGCATCATGGGAAAATTATTTATCAAATTTTAAAGGGTTGGTTATCGATATTAATTCATTCTTTAATGATTCATCCCAAACTCATTTCCGTAGCCTTTCTAATTACGATCAAAAATTGGGACTTCAAATTTGGGTGGAAGGAAAGGTTGTGGAAGGTAAGGGTAAGATCTGCGTAGCTAATGGTAAATATATAGAAGGAGTTTCTTTTCTATCAAGCGAATTATTATTAGATAATGAGCAAAGTATTTCTTTAGGACAGGAAGATGTTACAGCCTTTTTAAAGGGTAAGTTGGAATTTGATCAGCAGGTTAATGAAGTCTCTGCTGCATTTTTAAATGCTTCAGAGGATGAATGGGACAAGGTTTTCCTTAAAGCTTTGGCAATGGTGGTCAAATTTCAAGGTGCAGATGTGGGTAATTTTTTTTATGTCAACCATGAGTTGGAGCAACTGGAATGTTTTTTTGAATACAAGGCAAACCCTGATGCCGGATTACTTAAAATAAACCAAACCATATCCATTGTAGGGCAGAAGTCTTTTTTAAGCCATTTAAAAAGTGCCGGATTTATTGCTGTGGGTGACCTGAAAAAATCAATTTACAAGGATTCTTTTGAGGCTTTAATCGCGGAGAAATTTGGTTTTACAGCTTATATCATTGTTCCTATTTTTGCAGATAACAATCTATTGGGTTTATTTACTTTAAGTAGTGCTAAGGCCCAACCCAACTGGACGCCTAATCATAAGAATAGATTTGGAATCAGGCAATTGGCTGATGTATTTGGAGCTGCAGTAATCAATCGATCTACAAAATCCAAGCTGTTCAGAAATGAGAAATTACTGAGCTCTACAGAGGTATTGGCCAAATCAGGTTCCTGGAGATTGCAGAATACCGGAAGGAAGATTTTTCTTTCAAAGGGTATCAATCGAATATTTGACTTGGACCCATCTTTGGATGTTTTAGAGGTAGGTGAATTATTATCACTTATATCGTCTCCGGATAGGGAGCGTGTCAAAGCTAAAGTCCAGGAAGCATTGGCTCATAGAAAATCTGTTTCCGGTGAATTTGTCTTCACCAACCCCAACGGGAAGGAAAAACACATTTCATATCTTATTCAAATAAATCAACTCACTGCTAAAAGTAACTTAGAGGTTTTTGGTTATTGTAATGACATAACCGAGAAAAAAACTGTTGAGCGCAGACTTTTATTCGAATCTCAGATTCTCGCTCAGGTAAATGAACCAATTTATGTTACTGACCTTAGTTTGAATGTGGTTTATATGAATGAGGTGGCAATTTTTGAAGGAGAGCCCACTCAAAATGGTCAGGGTGGAAAGATTAGCGATTTTTTCAAAATCACCAATGATCCAAATATCTCATTCCAACAATTAATTGAAATTGCATCGGAATCAGGGATATGTGTGGAAGAACTTCAGATATTAGATAATTCAGGGAAGGTTCAACCCTATGAAGTTTCTGTCAAACCCATTCAGAATGCAGAAATAGAAAAAATTGGCTATTCTTTTCTGATGAGGAACCTTACTACCAAGATTCAGCGTGAGGAAATGGCAAAAAAAGCCAAGCTTATTATTGAGAATAGTCCTGCCGTACTGTTTGAAGTTGAGCCGAATGAAGGATTCAAAATCTCTTATATTACAGAAAACATTAATCAGTTTGGATACCTTGCCGAAAATTTAGTTGAGGAAGCCCAAAGTCTAAAAGATTTTATTCATCCTGAAGATCATTGCACTTTTGAAAAAGAACTTTTACAAGGAGAAAGGACCCAATACAGCAGAGAGTATAGGTTTTTAACAGCAGATGGGGATTATAAATGGGTGGAGGATAAAATTCGCCCTAAATTTGATGCTGAAGGAAATGTGGTGCTATATGAAGGTTTATTTCATGATGTTAGCGATAGAAGAAAGGACAGGCTTGAAATTGAGAAAATTCAGGACAGGTACCGAGTTCTGGCCTCCAATATTCCATTCACCAATGTGTTTTTAATCGACAAGAGCTTAAGGTACTTGGTGGCTGAAGGATTGAACTTCGACAACTGGGGTTTCGATAAGTCTTACTTTGAAGGTAGAAAAATTTCGGAAGTACATACCGTAACGCGCAAAGTGGTGGAACCATTGGTTACGAATGCAGTAGAGAAGAAAAAAACGCTTTCTGATACTTTAAACTATCTGGGGAGGATTTATGAATTGACTGCCAAGCCGATCTTTAAAGATGACCATTTGGAATACATTTTAGGGATCGTTAGAGATATTACAGAGGAATATGTAGCCAAAAAGGAACTGAAAAAAAGTGAAATTAAGTACAGAAGCCTAGTAGAGGAGTCTACTGAAATCATTTTTTCTATTACAGCCCAATTGGAATTAAGTTACGTTTCTCCCAATATCAAGCAGTTTTTAGGGTATGAGACTTATGAATTTACAAGCGGAGACTTTACTGATTACCTTCACCCTGAAGATGCACAAGTATTACAAAATGGTAACGTAAGTTCTATCAATTATTTTAAAGAACATCCGATATTCGAGTTTAGACTTAGGCATAGGAAAGGGCATTATCGGATTTTTAGCTCAAGCGGTAAAGTTATAAGAGACGAAAAGAATGAAATCCGGTATTATACAGGGATAGCCAGAGACATTACCAAATTAAAAGAGACGCAGAAAGAACTGTACAAAGCAAAAGAAAGAGCAGAAGCAGCCTTGAATGCTAAAAGTCAATTTTTGTCCGTGATGAGTCATGAGATAAGGACACCAATGAACGCGGTAATAGGGCTTTCCCATCTTCTGATAGAAGACAATCCAAGGGAGGACCAATTGGAAAATTTGCGTACTTTACAATTTTCAGCGGAAAACCTTCTGGGCCTTATTAATGATATCTTGGACTTCAACAAGATTGATTCCGGAAAACTGATTTTGGAACGGGTACCTTTTGAACCAAAAAATCTAATCAATAGGATTATTCATTCTTACAGTTACCAAATCAGGGATAAAGCCTTGGAAATTATCTATGAGCCGGATTTTTCTATTCCCAATACACTTGTAGGAGACCCTGTACGAATTGCCCAGATCCTAAATAACCTGATTAGCAATGCGATTAAATTTACAGACAAAGGGTTTATTAAAATTATACTCGAACTTGTCAATAAAGAAAGTGACCATGTTAACATTCGATTTACTGTAAAAGATTCAGGAATAGGAGTTGCCCCGAGTAAGGTGGATAGTATTTTTGATGCTTTTACACAGGCAAGTTCAGATACAACAAGAAAGTATGGAGGTACAGGTTTAGGTCTGGCTATTGTAAAAAAGCTTACCAAGCTATTTGGTACAGAAATTCACTTGGAATCCAAGTTGGGTGAAGGTTCTACCTTCTGGTTTGATATACGGTTTAAGGTACAACAGGAGTCCATGCGAAAGTCTAAGGCCAAGAAAGTGGTAAAAGACGACCACCTTGGAGACAAAAGGATTCTAGTGGCTGAAGACAATCTCGTGAACCAAGTCTTACTTAGAAAATACCTTTCCAAATGGGGAGTGGGTGAAATAAAATTTGCTGACAACGGAAAAATAGCATTGGATCTATTTGTCAAAAATGATTTCGACTTGGTTCTTCTTGATTTGCAAATGCCTGAAATGGACGGGTTTGAGGTGGCAAAAATTATCCGTAAGCTAGACTTGGTAGCGAAAAGAAACGTGCCAATTATAGCACTAACAGCCTCCTCCTTGCTTGAAGTAAAAGACCAGCTTGAAGCTTCCGGGATGGACGATTACGTTTCCAAACCATTCACCCCTGAGAATTTATATGGTAAAATAATCAACTATCTCTGATTTTGTATGGATTTTTATGGTTAAACGGTAGCAAGATTCCCCGGCTAAAATTATATCTTTGCATCTTTAAATAGCCCTATGAGATGGATCTTATACATACCCCTTTGGTTGGGATTAGCCTTTAATTTACATGCCCAAGGCAATGTTTCTGAGCGGTCTACCATTTATGTGTTGGCCGGTACCTCGGGAGCTAATATCAGAGAATTCAATGAGATGCTTGCTGATAAAGGTATTTCAAACCTTAGAGGAGGATATACCACTTTAGGGGTAGGCTACCAATACAGATTGTCCGATTTTATTTTGGGTTTTGAGCTCTATCAAAATACCGGGGCAAATTCCTATTACAGGGATTATGTAATTGATAATAGAAGTACCCGTTTTTACATGAATGTTGGGTATGCACTTACCCAAGAAAGTAATTTTCACCTGATTCATTACATGTCTTTAGGGGCAGGTTATGTCAACTTTGAAATGCTAAAGGATCAGAGAAATGTAGAAGACTTTAGCGCATTTTTGCAGCAACCTGAACAGGGTTTTATTTTAAGAGAGCGAAATATTCATAAGGGGACCCAAAACTTCGGAGGGTTTTTAACTGAAATTGGCTTTCAGTTTGGATATGATTTTAGTCTTCCGGGCCTTGAAGAAACTGTTGGTCTCTTAGGAAAGTTTGGCTATTCCTTTAGCCCTTTTGAAGGGGCTTGGGAAATGAATGACATTACATTTGATAACCTACAGAGCGGAGCTTTTTTTCGGTTGGGTGCAGGGTTGTCAATGCCTGACAAAAACTTGTTTTTTCCTGATGCCGGAATTGGTGCCCATTTCTTTTATGGTTACAATTTCACCAAGCCCGGCATGCTTAATGAATATTTGGTCAACAACGGCTTGTCTCCGTTTAAAGATCAACCCAACAATTTTGGGATGAAGATCATCGGAGGAAATCGCAGGTGGTTGTATTCTTTTGATGTTTTCAATATTGCCAACTCTGGAAGGGCCAGTGAAAATCAAGACCACACACTCAATAGTGTAAGGTTGTATGGGAACTATGGTTATCAGCTTTACAAAATGAGAAATCTTGAACTTGGTGTGATGGCCGGCTTAGGCTATGGGAATGTCCGATACACACTATCAAAAGATAATAAGCCGGATTTTCCTGCATTGTTTGAGGAGCCGGATTACGATGGCTACTTAAAAAGCAGCGGGTTAATGGCTAAATCCGAAGTGATGGTGGCTTATGCAATACCTGTATTTAAGAAGATGTTTAGGATGGTTTCCTCAGCACATGCTGGTTACGAACAGCCTTTAAATAAGTATAAATTTGGAGATTTGAACATGACCAATTATATGGCCGGGCCCTATTTTCAAATTGGCCTTGGAATAAGGCCTTGACGAAATCCTCGCGCTGTTGGGATAGGAAAATATTTCGAGGACAGTACATTATGCTTTAGCAGTTTACATTAAAAAAATAAAACTACGACCAATATTTATTTGTTAGGCAAAGTCTTCCAACAAATTAGATTTCAAAAATAACAACTATTTACATCTCCTATTTGTTTAGGTTAGAAGATTGAGGAGATTTATTAAACCCTATATCTCTATAGGTTATTAAAGATTTTCACAAAAAAAAGAACTTATTTACTGAATTCATGTTACTTTTGAATCGCTTATCGAGAAAGACGGAGGGTAGGGCCCTATGATGTCTTAGCAACCTGAGTTAACAAGGTGCTAATTCCCGTTCCGGAAATGCCGGATAAAGATGAGCCGCAAAAGTTAGAAAAATGCTCTAGTTTTACATCGGTTCATGCTCGTATAAGCTTTTTATTTTAATATACGATTCAAATGGCAAACAGAACCAACTTATTACTTCAACAATTACAAAAGCGCATTTTGATATTGGATGGTGCTATGGGTACCATGATCCAAAGATATGGGCTTAAGGAGGAAGATTTTAGAAATCAAGAACTTGCCACTGTCAAAAAATCATTAAAAGGTAACAATGACTTGCTGTCTTTGACCCGGCCGGATATCATCAAAGCGATACACAAAGCTTATTTTGAAGCAGGAGCAGACATTGTAGAAACCAATACTTTTAGCAGTACCACAATTGCTCAGGAAGATTACGGACTTGCAGAACTGGCCTATAAACTCAATTTTGAGTCTGCCAAGCTTGCCCGAGAAGTGGCCGACGAATTCTCCGCCGACGAACCTGAAAAACCAAGATTTGTGGCAGGAGCTATTGGGCCAACCAACAGAACTGCTTCCCTATCTCCGGATGTAAATGACCCCGGTTTCAGAGCTGTAAGCTTTGACCAATTGGTCAGTGCCTATGCGGAGCAGGTAGAAGGGTTATTGGATGGAGGTGTGGATACCCTTTTGGTTGAAACGGTATTTGATACCTTAAATGCCAAAGCAGCAATTTTTGCCATTCAAGAAGTTTATGAAAAGAGGGGATTACCCTTGGAACCTTCAGAAGGAGGCATTCCCATAATGGTCTCGGGAACCATCACTGATGCTTCCGGAAGAACCCTTTCCGGACAAACCACAGAGGCATTCTTAATATCAATTGCACATGTGCCCTTATTGAGTGTAGGCTTAAATTGTGCCTTAGGGGCAGCTGAACTTAGACCCTACTTAAAGGTCTTGTCAGACAAGTCCCCCTTCAATGTGAGTGTTTACCCCAATGCCGGCCTTCCCAATGAATTTGGAGAATACGATCAGGGTCCGGAAGAAATGGATAAGGAAGTAAGCCTGTTTTTAAAAGAAGGCTGGGTCAATATTGTTGGTGGCTGCTGCGGAACCACTCCGGAACATATTGCTGCTTTGGCCGAGTCTGCAAGTAAATATCCGCCAAGAAATCTACACGTTTTAACGGAAGAAGATTAATTTCATGAGTAAACCTACTAAAATATCCACCTTGCAATTATCAGGGTTAGAGCCACTGATTTTTAATGAATCCTTGAATTTTGTGAACATTGGTGAGCGTACCAATGTCACAGGTTCTAAGAAATTCGCAAGACTTGTATTGAATGACAACTATGACGAAGCGCTTGAAGTAGCCTTAGACCAAGTACGAGGAGGAGCGCAAATCTTAGATGTATGTATGGATGAAGCCATGCTAGATGGGGAGGCCGCCATGGTGAAATTCCTTAATCTGGTAGCCTCAGAACCTGAAATAAGTAGGATACCTGTAATGGTGGATAGCTCCAAATGGAGAATTATTTTGGCAGGACTTAAATGCATTCAAGGCAAAGGAATTGTCAATTCCATTAGTCTAAAAAATGGGGAGGAAGAATTTTTGTTCCAAGCCAAAACCATTAAAAAGTTTGGGGCTGCAGTGGTGGTCATGGCCTTTGATGAAAAAGGGCAAGCGGACTCTTACCAAAGGCGAATCGATATTTGTAAAAGGTCCTACGACTTGCTTACGGAGAAAATTAAATTTAATCCTCAAGACATTATCTTTGACCCCAATATCTTTCCGGTGGCTACCGGAATGGACGAACATAAAAACAATGCCGTTGACTTTTTTAAAGCCACCAAATGGATTAAAGAAAATCTTCCCGGTGCAAAGGTAAGTGGTGGAGTGAGTAACGTCTCTTTCTCTTTTAGAGGCAATAATCCGGTAAGAGAAGCCATGCATGCGGTATTCTTGTATCATGCCATAAAACATGGGATGGATATGGGAATAGTTAATCCATCTATGTTAGAGATTTATGACGACATCCCCAAAGACCTGCTTGAACGGGTAGAGGATGTGATGTGGAATAAACGGGAAGACGCTACTGAGAGATTATTGGATTTTGCTGACTCGGTAAAATCTCAAGGGAAAAAAGGCAAAGCAGATGAAGCTTGGAGAAGCCTGCCGGTGGAAAAAAGAATTCAACATGCTTTAGTCAAAGGGGTGTTGGACCATATCATTGAGGATACAGAAGAAGCACGCCAGCAATTGATCGATGCGTTAAAGGTCATTGAGGGTCCACTTATGGATGGGATGAATGTAGTTGGTGACCTTTTTGGTGAAGGTAAAATGTTTTTACCCCAGGTAGTAAAGAGTGCCAGAGTAATGAAGAAAGCTGTGGCTTACCTTGAACCATTTATGCCGGTTCCGGGCACCAATGAAGCCACAGGAGAGCAGGAGGATAATGTGAAGCGAATTTTATTGGCTACAGTAAAAGGAGATGTACATGACATTGGCAAAAATATAGTAGGAGTGGTCTTGGCTTGTAATTCTTACAAGATTATAGACCTGGGTGTGATGGTTGAAACTGATCGAATCATTCAAGAAGCTGTGGACAATGATGCCCATATTATCGGGCTAAGTGGGCTGATTACACCTTCATTGGATGAAATGGTTAATGTGGCTTCAGAAATGGAAAGACGGGGGCTGGATATTCCGCTTTTGATAGGAGGGGCAACCACCTCAAGAATCCATACTGCAGTGAAGATAGATCCCGTTTATAGTGGCATAGTTGTGCATGTGGCAGATGCTTCCAAGTCAGTCCCGGTGGCAGGAGAGGCCATTAGCAAAGAAACTAGGGATGCGTATAAAAAAGACATTAAAGCAACCTACCAGAAATTAAGGGAGGTACATGCAGCCAAGCAAGAGGTGAAACAAATGGCTACTTATAATGAAGCCAAAGCCAACCCTGTTGCCATAGATTGGGCGAATTATACACCTGTGAAGCCAAATAAATTGGGAGTGACTGTTTTGAAGAACATGGACCTTTCAATCATTAGAAATTATATTGACTGGACTCCTTTTTTCAGTACTTGGATGCTTTCAGGAAGATTTCCAAAGATTTTGAAGGATCCGGTAGTAGGCGCAGAGGCTCTTAAATTGTACAATGATGCCAATAAGATGTTAGATCGAATAGTGAATGAAGGTTGGTTGACAGCCAATGCTGTATTTGGTCTGTTTCCTGTGCAAAGATCCGGAGATGATTTGATGGTTGATCCTAATTTTACCGAGGGAAAACCCTTTTCCTTTCACTTCCTAAGACAACAAGGAAAAAAAGGTAAAGGAATTCCAAACCGCTCATTGGCAGATTATATCCATCCCGACAGTACAGATTATATGGGAGGATTTGCTGTTACAGCAGGGTTGAATATTGAAAAAAAGCTTAAGGAATTCCAGGAACAAGGGGATGATTACAACGACATCATGTTGAAGGCAATGGCTGACCGATTGGCAGAGG of the Cyclobacterium marinum DSM 745 genome contains:
- the metH gene encoding methionine synthase is translated as MSKPTKISTLQLSGLEPLIFNESLNFVNIGERTNVTGSKKFARLVLNDNYDEALEVALDQVRGGAQILDVCMDEAMLDGEAAMVKFLNLVASEPEISRIPVMVDSSKWRIILAGLKCIQGKGIVNSISLKNGEEEFLFQAKTIKKFGAAVVVMAFDEKGQADSYQRRIDICKRSYDLLTEKIKFNPQDIIFDPNIFPVATGMDEHKNNAVDFFKATKWIKENLPGAKVSGGVSNVSFSFRGNNPVREAMHAVFLYHAIKHGMDMGIVNPSMLEIYDDIPKDLLERVEDVMWNKREDATERLLDFADSVKSQGKKGKADEAWRSLPVEKRIQHALVKGVLDHIIEDTEEARQQLIDALKVIEGPLMDGMNVVGDLFGEGKMFLPQVVKSARVMKKAVAYLEPFMPVPGTNEATGEQEDNVKRILLATVKGDVHDIGKNIVGVVLACNSYKIIDLGVMVETDRIIQEAVDNDAHIIGLSGLITPSLDEMVNVASEMERRGLDIPLLIGGATTSRIHTAVKIDPVYSGIVVHVADASKSVPVAGEAISKETRDAYKKDIKATYQKLREVHAAKQEVKQMATYNEAKANPVAIDWANYTPVKPNKLGVTVLKNMDLSIIRNYIDWTPFFSTWMLSGRFPKILKDPVVGAEALKLYNDANKMLDRIVNEGWLTANAVFGLFPVQRSGDDLMVDPNFTEGKPFSFHFLRQQGKKGKGIPNRSLADYIHPDSTDYMGGFAVTAGLNIEKKLKEFQEQGDDYNDIMLKAMADRLAEAAAEYLHLLVRKDYWGYAPEESLENEDLIKENYTGIRPAPGYPACPEHSEKRTLFDLLEAEKNAEMELTDSFAMYPTSSVSGYYFGHPESRYFGLGKISKDQVADYARRKGVSTAQAEKWLSPNLAYTPKLTSEPQ